The Callithrix jacchus isolate 240 chromosome 7, calJac240_pri, whole genome shotgun sequence DNA window ATAATTCTGATGTCTGTCTTCAAACTAAATTCTGTCAGTTTAGAAATCCTATAttacttggttttattttccaatgatttaaaaatcattaaaatgattagaaaataaaaccaagtaaTTTGGAATGTATTTTCTATACATTCTTTGTCTTCTGTTGGAACATCCATTGGTGTGTATGGATATCACAGTCGATAGACTGAGAAATGAGTCTGTGACTCCTGGAATTGGTTCCTCCACAAAGTCTAAGATCCAGCTGCACCCACACTGTCCACTGACGGCGTGAGACCTTTAGCCTGTGTGTCATTAGACTATTGAGCCCTTtggccttttaaatatatatatatatgatcgggaaataaattctcatttaaaGGTGGGTGTAGTACATGATTTTAGCATTTTCTTAGGAACGCCAGTgtttaagagaaaacaaatcacTTAGCTCTGGCATTATCTTGTCTTCCCAGGTGTACCTTGAAAGACTCTTAACATACGCAGAGATAGATATCTGTCCGGCCAACTGGAAGCGGATTGTTCTGGGGGCGATCCTGCTGGCCTCCAAGGTGTGGGATGACCAGGCTGTATGGAATGTGGATTACTGCCAGATCCTGAAAGACATCACGGTGGAGGACATGTGAGTGGTGGGGCTTGTCAGAGTCTCAGCCAGACTGTTTGGGAAGAAAGCTGCCTCCTTTTTAAATGATCCATATGGTACAGAATGAATGCATTTGAGTGAATGTCTGTTGTGAGTTGGAACAACAGGGGCGTGGTTGTGTAATATTGTATATGAAAACCTGCATTTCTCATCATGTGGATCACGAACAGGTACTGGTGATACCTCCTGGTTTTGTGAAACTGGTTTATGGAAATTGTAGTAGGCAAACACTCCTTTAATTAGAAAGGTGTGTGCCGAGCACAGGTAGCAGCCTGTGATGGTTTGTATTTGGGCTTCTTATCTTACTGCAGACTGTTCACAAAGAGGTAATGCCCCCATACAGTCCTTTGTGGGCTATAAGCCGATCCAAAAAGcacaaaagctaaaatattttatgtttttgtttagtttgaCAGAGAACAGATTCACTGCTTTGTCATGTTTTGCAGATTCAGTTGCTTCAGGTCAGCCTTGTGTCCCTGGGGCTCCCAAGTGCAGCATGAGCAGGGTTCGGGGAGGGGCATTGGCCTTGGGGGTAGTGGGGGCTGAGAGCTGTTCACTCCCCTAGCTTTCCAGGCAGTGTCAGGTTTCTCAGATGGACCAGTCTTTGATTGAGGTAAGGATTATTAGTAGGACACTTGCATTCTATTGTCTGGGGGGTCTTTAGGGACTGGGAATCCAGGAACTGAGTTCGGAGCCCTTGGGGAAgaaggaactgtagaaagcaatcGGATAGCACTACTTGACTTACAGTTCCTTATGGTTTACAGTCACTTCTGACATTATTGTAGCTAAAACTTTCCTCACACTTTTTGTTTGGCAAACCTCCTCAAGGAGACTTTGTCCCAGTCTACGCTCATGTCCTACCCCCAGTAACCCTCGGATGAAGGAGCTTCTCAGTGCCTGTGACAGCTGCCACTGCAGGGGCATCTCTGGGCTGCAGACTTGTGGGCATGTGGGTTCTGGATTCCACAGCAGCCTCGGGCCTCCTTGCCTGTGGTTACTGACTCCCTGAGCACCCATTGTTCTGGTATGGTACCCTTTGAAGTGTGCTTGCTTATGTTGTCAGGGTATTTGTCGCAGAGCCTATTTCTGTGGCAGACCATAAAATCTCATCCTGTGTGTGTAGTTCTGTATTACATAAAGTAAGAAAAACATAAGGTTTTTAAAATCGGAACTatatagtaagaaaaataaaattcttgattATATTTCATGGTGAAAACAGCTACTAAAATAGTTGTCATTCAGATCATAAAGGAGATGGACATTTGGGTGCAAGGTATAAGAAATTCTGGCCTGTTTGCTTTATTAAGGATTATTCTTTCCTCAGCACCTTGGTATCGTTTGACActgaactgcacacatcacatgATGACTTCCTGGCTGTCCCCTCCTGTTAGGTGTTACCCAGGTTCTGTGAGAGCACAGAGGACCCCCACCATGACTAGGTGTTCccactcaaagtcagaatgcctgaTGAGATTAGGCTtagtcttaaatatttttatttatatgttagcTCTATTTCCAAAAGGAAGTGAGAGACAAATGCAGATGACCagagcagcatgaaaatgaaagaacagaaaaatgaccAGTGAAGAACATTAGAGGTGTGGAGGAGATGCCGTTTGTACTTTTATGCTTAACCCACCAGGTTTAATTCACCAAAATGCTAGCAGACTAAATTTTCATGGAAACTTAGGCTCAATGGATAATCCTtagttgatttaaaatttttgaggaaaTGTTTATAAAGTATTTGTCAGGGAACACACATGGCCCAGATCATGCATGTGTCAGTTGAATCCTCTCAGCAACCCTGTGATATGTGCACTGATATCCACGTTACAGATCTGGATACTGAGacctagagaggttaagtaatgcTGCAACACAGTAACCACGTGGGGAAGTGTATCCCCACCTGATTAGGAAAGGCTCACCTTTCTTAATCCCGGGGACCATTCATTAGACAGTGGTCAAACGGAAATGATGTTTACTGGTCCTCAGTTAGGGAGACGTTTTAACTAAAGGACTGAAACATTCAATTTTAAGTTTTCCTACTCTCCTTAAATAAAAATGTGGGAGGGTAAAGTAACAGGTAATTTGGAATTCTAGGTGCTCAGTTTCTATTCATTGAAGGTTTAAATTCAAGACATTAAAAACCAGACAATTACCAGGAATATTTATAATcgcagtaacaacaacaacagcagcagctaTCATATATTGAACACTtcctagctaaaaaaaaaatgacttttctgtgttaattcacatCTCACGTTTTTCGATGAGgcggtactattattattccctgTTTACAGATGAAAATGAGGCACTGAGAATTAAGTAAGATGCCCACCCAATCACTTGATTAATAAGTCAATAATCAGacttattagaaaagaaataagaaaaatgtatgtttcttCTCTTCTAAGCAGTTGGAGCTACAgttgtttcatttatcttatacttaattttaaaaaaaaacctattttttgTAAGTCAACTCTTTTTCTACACAGAGAAGTTAAAACAGTTGGCCAGGGTTCATTCAGCTGAAATTAACTTATTATCAAGAATTGTTTTCATAATAATAGCCTTAATATCTCTTCTTTTGTTGGGCATTTGGTACCTTAAGCAATTACAATAAGGTTGGATTTTTTTCAAGTGCAAAATAGTAATAGTTACTATATTGAATGAAACTCATTAAGAATTGGAAAGAATCGGCACTATTGTTAGTAAAATAGGATTGATGCTAAAATTCTGTTCCATATTTTGTCCAAAGAAAATTGATAATTTTTTAgcgtgttttttgttttttttgaaagccATTGGTGCCCAGGCTACCCCATCACCATCTGAGCCACTGGCTGAACCTTAGTGACTCATGCAGCACTGGATCAGTGCCCCACATGCCTGGAGCTGGGCAGAGGAAGGAGGCATTCAGGAAGACCTTATGTTCCTAAAAGGTCTGACCGTAAATAGTTATCCTGAAGAAACTCTGGAGTGCCGCCTTGTTCCACTGCCCtctgccaggctggagaacagatCCTGGGGACATGCAGCTCAGGCGCCCTGTGCTCCTCTGCTTTCCTTGCAGAGCCCTCAGTTTCCCTGCAGGGGCAAATAAGCGAGCTTTCCCTTGGAGCTCCTGAGCAGGGAGAGGGCTCACAGGTTTCAGATGGAGAGCTTTTCATATGGGGTTTTTGGAAATGCTTGTTTTTCCAGGTACccttcttcctgccttctctGTGTCCCAGCTTCCTGAAGGGACCTTCCTGGTATTTTTGACCATAGGCTAATGTCCTGCTCAAGAATTATCCAGCAGTGAGAACTTAAAGAGTCCCCCCATGTACCTTTGGACAGCAGGGTTCTGGCTTGGAAGGCAGCTGACTGTGTGCTTGTGCATCCATGGGTGCAGGCTGAAGAACATCATACGACGAGTGTCACTGGGACTTGCAGGTAGAACAGTCAGGGCACCAGGCCATGTGGATAGTCACCAGCGCCAGTCAGACGTTAGCTTCAGGCAGACCTCATGTGAGAAGATGGGGCCGAGGGACAGCCAGAGCTCCCACTCTTGCCAGCAGTCAGTGGTCATGGCATCACAGGCCAGCTTAGAGCAAGAAGTGGCAACTGCTGTGGTTGGGGAAAGGACAGTGAAATTTCCCTGCACAGAGTTCTGTAGGCAAAAATGCTGTAAAAAAGAATTACACCTCGAGGTttgtctgtttcttgtttttgttttgcattgctCCTGCATCATTTTCATGTGTAGGCAAATCCAAATAAGGAGAAATCAAGTGACTGGTCCAAGTGTTGCATGGCACAGGAGGTCCCAGAGAAGGAACCTCAGTTCCTCTGTGTCtggcattgttttgtttttaagttgtaAAATGTATGGAGCATAAAACTTACAATTGTAGctgtttttaagtgtacatttctgtagcattaagtacattcatattgttgCACAAAcattaccaccatccatctctagaacCCTTCATTTTCACAAACTCAAACTCTGctcccattaaacactaacttgCCTTTCTTCATTCCTCCTGCTCCTGGTCATCACTGTTCACTTTTTGTCTCCATGCACTTGACTTCCCTAGGGACCTGACACAAGTGGGATCATACAGTCTGTGTCCTTCTGTGTCCGGCGTGTTTCACTTGCCATAATATCCTCAGGGTtcgtccatgttgtagcatgtgtctgaatttcctttctttttagggCTGTGTAATATTTCATTGAGGGTATGTGCCCtgctttgtttatccattcattcatccatggaCACGTGGGTTGCTTCCACATTACGCTAGTAGTAATGGAGGCTGTGAGCGTGGCCGTGAAGATACTCTTCCAAGactctgcttctattttcttttgagaagtgaccCTAGTTTCTAGAAAAGTGGGCAGCATATTAGATGATTAAAACAActctttttataacattttagagttctgaattttataacattttagagTTTCAAGTTGCTGAATACACTGTTGATCTAATGtaacaaatatttctgaaatgtgCTTTTTGTTGATTGACTTGAATATATTTCTTACAACGTTTTATACCAAAACTGTTTCTTCCTAGTTATCTAAATGCAGATAGTGAATCCATAAGGCCCATTCTTGGCATCACATTAGTTTTATGATGATTTATCACATAGCAAGCTGTCAGTCTCCCTGTAATAGATAATGCTTCTGCAGGTTGGAAAGTCAAGtttgggaaattatttttattttctatatctttagaaaaaattttattgtttgaaGACACAGCAGCTCTAAAATCTCTTATTTCCCCAAAGCTTACCCAGAAATTGAAGCTTGGAGAAAGGTTGTTCTGTTTTCCAGGGAATGCTGGGAAAATGCCACCTCGTTGAAAAGCAACTTCCTCTTGCCTTTGCTCATAGTGTCTGCCTCCATCTGGAACCATGGTGTCTGTTTATCATTTCAGGCAGGATTATCAGGCTGTTCTCTTAGAATAGTAAGCCCTTCTTAGCACTGGGGAGAATATGCTTTGCAGTGATGCCTGTTGGCCACCAGACGGCGGTGTGTCCGCAGATAGCTCCCAGGTTGCTCCTTGGATGTTTATGTTGGCACTTCTGGCCTTAGCGGTGCTTCTGACACTTTCGTTTCATTGAAATCTTACCTGGGTTCCAGTATTTCACAGGATGATCTCTTACTAAATCTCatttaaatgaaacaatttttttttttttttgagacagagtctcgctctgttgcttaggcGGGAGTGCAAGggggtgacctcagctcactgcatcctctgcctcctggttcaagtgattctcctgcctcagcctcccaagtagctgggattacaggcccctgccaccacgcctggctaattttcttatttgtagtagagatgaggtttcacgatgttggccaggctggtctcgaactcctaacctcaggtgatctacccacctcagcctcccaaagtgctgggattacaggcgtgaaccatcacacccggcctaaaTTCTTGAAAACTATAAGAAGTAGTACAGTAGATACATTTGGAGCTTGTTACAACTCCTTTCACAAGACTGTGTGAAAACAAGCAGTGACGCTCTCCATCTGATGAAAAGACCGGAATGGGCCCTCCTTGGGCCCCCTTCCTAGCCGCCTGCCCACAGGTCCCAGTGTTCCTTTGCCCAgcaacttctgtctccccagATCCACTGGCCTTGctcagccccagcctccctgcccaccTCCTTACTGCTCCTGTCCTTTGTCACAGCAGCTTGAGCCGGCATGGAGCCCTCCTCAGTCCCTCATAGCTGAGTGCTGTGATTCACCAGGAACACATAGGGGTCTTGGGACACCACTCAGGACAGGATGGTGCCTGCATGTGGGAGCCCAGACCCAGACCCTCAGCGTTCAGCGGAGTTGGCGGGACATAACACAGAATGCCAAGGCTGGGATCAGGGTCGGGAGGGCGGAGGCCCTGCTAGGACCTGAGCTTCATTCACAGGAAATGGTGATGGTGTGTCCTAGCCGCCTGCGGCAGGTGCAGGTGGTTGGAGGGGATCCACTCTGCTGGAaaccccttccccagccctggtTCCTCTCTGCCAGAGCTCCATGCTTCCCTCACCTCAGATCAGCTCTCACTGCTGTGGGAAGCCTTCTGATAGGTCCCATGCTGGGGGTAGGCACAGAAAAGCAGATGCTGCTGTTCCCGGCTATGAGGAGACCAgccagagaggctgaggccagcagcccAGGCTGCACAGTGTGAGCAGGGACAGGAGGTACCTGGATGGTGTGCAGTGGGTGGGCACCTGTGGGGCTTCCTGGGGAGAGTGTGCTGAATCTGAGCGCCTGACCTAGAACCCGTGCTCCACAAATAGTTCCCTCACTGAGAAGCTTCCCCCTACCCAGAGGAACTGTCTAGAAAgaaacctaatttgaaagttcTCAAagtagtttttaagttttttccagCAACCCATCAACATGTAGATGGGCTGGCAGCGGGGATCTTAGCACCTCCTCTCCTGTCATACCTTTTTAGTTGAGTGGTTCTCAGAGTATGGGGCTGGGGTGATGGCCTCAGCCTCACCATCACCTGGGAGCTCCTTAGAAATGCAcattcccaggccccaccccagacctactgataCCCACAGTGTGAGGGTGGATCCCCATGTCTATTCTAACAAGCCCACCAGGTGATGAGGTACGTGTTCAAGTGTGGGAACTACTGCTTCCACTCTTCCCGGCTTGTGAGTTCTCTttttaagagactgaggcaagaaacCTGATGCCCTCTTCCCCCAATCCCTACCTTTTGCTTAAGAAATCCACTACACAGTTCCTCCCCTCTTTTCTccctggaggcagggaggggccagCAAGGAAGCCAGGTCTGCAGAGGCTGTTTGCTCTGGGCACCTGATTAGGGCCCTCCTGTACTCACGTGGCAGCTCTTAGCTGCTCCGTCTGCCCTGTGTTAGCAGCCTTGTCTCTTGGAGGTGTGCAGCCAGAGCCTGCTGTGTATGTTAGATCTCAGCAAAGTGACTCACCCTGAAACCCTTCCTGGTGATCATCCCAATTAATCAGTCCTCATCCATCCGAGCACCAGATCAAGTGGATTTGGCTTTTAACCCCAATGTGGTGGTTAGACTACAACTCTGGTGTGCAGCCAGGCGTTTGATTAGATCACTAGTCTCCCTGGAGGATGCAGTTTTCTGGAGTCTGGTCTCCAGCAACTTGCCTTGGCAGGCCATGCGGCCTGGTGTGCGGCTAAACACGGGctatttttgtctttgctttgcAGGAACGAGCTAGAGCGACAGTTTCTTGAATTGCTGCAGTTCAACATCAATGTTCCTTCCAGTGTCTATGCCAAGTATTATTTTGATCTTCGTTCTCTGGCAGAAGCAAACAACCTGAGCTTTCCCTTGGAGCCCCTGAGCAGGGAGAGGGCTCATAAGCTTGAGGTAAGATGCTTTAAAACAGCGTTTCTTTGTGTGCTGTTTTAGATGCATCATCTGAGGGCCAGGGACACATGGTCCCAtggattcttattatttttagacagagttgccaggctgttgcccaggctggagtgcagtggcaccatctcagctcaccacaacctctgcctcccaggttcaagtcattctcctgcctcagcctcccaagtagctggcactacaggagcatgctaccatgcccagctaatttttgtatttatggagtttcactgtggttggccaggctggtcttgaactcctgacctcatggtctcatgatctgcccacctcagcctcccaaagtgctgggattaccagtgtgaacTGTTGCAGTTCTATTttgaaatcaaatattttttaagacacaTATCTTTACAGATAGGTTTAAAAAAAACCATAAGCCCCTCTAAAAAGCATTTTCCACAATATAAGTCCCACAAAAACGTAGTTCCCAGCACGTGCCTTTATAGGCAAAAGCTGCCAGATGATATTAACAATCGAGAATCCAAAAAGGTTGATTccgcttttgattttttttttcagtctccttTTTCCATAGCCCAGTTAGAGCTGGGGGCAGCACTATCAGTCTTggtctggttttcttctttttttttgagatggagtcttgtaccATCACCtggactagagtgcagtggcacactcttggctcactgcaacctttgcctcccaggttcacatgattctcctgcctcagcctcctgagtagctgggattacaggcacatgccaccacgcctggctaattttttatatttttagttgagacgtcgtttcactatgttggccagactggtctcgaactcctgaccttgtgatccaccagccttggcttcccaaggtgctgggattacaggcatgagccaccatgccaggctggtcttggtctGGTTTTTGGGCTGTCATTGTTGAGCTGCGTAACTTTGGGTCTCCTCACAGCATATTTGTATGTGGCTCTTCCTCCTCATATGTTCACCAGACTCTTCCCACCTGAGCTTTTGGCAGGAGGAGAAGGGGTGGGGTGGTAATTAAGCAGGATCCCTGGGGAGAGACCTCTCCTCCAGAGAGAGTATGCCCCAGCCTTTCCCCTCTGCACCTTTCTCccaatcctgccttggcctcatcCCACAGAGCCTTTCTGAGTGGTGGAGGCACAATGTCCCCAGCTCATGAGACCCAGAGGTCCTCGTGCTGACCACTCACTGTCCTTCCCAGACGGGACGTCATCACTCAGTGCAGGGTTGATGTGGCAGCACGACGGCCTGGCCACATTGTGGGCTGGAGGTGGGAGAAGAGAGCTGTTATGGGTAACGtgcttacaaaagaaaacattaaatcaGCATTTACAAAGTAATACGTTAATCCCAAGAAGTAAACTTAGTAAACCATAGAAAAGACTGGGTGCACAGCACTGGATTAGAACTAAGAATCCAGTGAGAGTTTCAGAACTCGGCCATGCCTCTGTGATTGTGTGCTGGCCTTTAGAATGGAAAGCCCACCCCATCCTCCAGTTCTCATCTGTTCGAGAGGACAAATGGAAAGCCCTCCCTCTGTAGGATTTGCTGCAAGGCAAATACGGTGAAACCTTGGTGAGCACGGATGTGAGATAGAATCCCGCTTTCCCAGAGAGTGTGAGCCCCCTCAGCCTGCGCTGTAGTCCCTGGTCCCCTTCGTGTGCAGCCATGGCTCCAGCGGCTGCTGCAGTGCCAGCGAGACAAGCCAGAGCTCCTGGCAGCTACGCAGCCCTGGAGGGAAGCAGGTCTGTGTTCTCTGCTGAAGAATATCTGAGGCTCCGGGTCAGCTGCCCTGAAAGCacaggccgaggttggtggagtCAGCGCCTGCTGTTCCCTCTGTTAGATTTCTCCAAGTGCTGAGAAGGAAGAGCTCGCTTGCTTCTGGGGCTGCTGTGGGTTCACAGGGCCCTTCCCGGGGCCCTGCGGGTTCACCAGGGCAGGAGAAAAGGCCAGTCATGTGCTGACAAGgctgctctttctcttctccaaatAATCAAAAGCCTCCCACGACCCAGACCATCCCTCCAGGGACAAGCGGGCTCAGCCTTTGCCATCAGCCAGTTCTAGCCATAAACAGCTTGTTTTTGTGATCGATCCACCCTGGGTCCCTCTTTTGGCAACCTCTACAGGTGATGCAGGTCCTCCATCCTTTTCTGCTGAGTCCCTGGCTGGTGGTCTGCAGCTGCCCTCGCCCCCTGGGGCCAAGCTCTCCTCCCTGTGAGGCTCAGGGAGCCTCCTCTGTGCTTAACGCCAGCCCTGCCGTCCTTGCCCTGCTTGTAGGTGAGGACGCCAAGGATTGGAAACAGCGAGCGTGTGGGCAGGGCCAGTCCAACACCCCTAGGTGGGGAGAGCGTTTACCCCAGTCGGGCCGCCTGTGGGGCGACGCTGTCCTGTTATTTCACATTCTGAGAGTCTTTTCTCAGACTGGGAGCTCTTGGGAAACGAGCGGAGTCTACACTCCCTTCCTATCTCTCTGCGGCCCGCAGAGAGCTGGGCTGTGGGCCCGAGCTCCGCAGGGGCAGGGGCTCTGCCTGTCCGCCATGCAGGGCCCTTGGCGCCCAGGATGAGTGAGCGATGGGTCCAGATGTGGCCCGTCTTGACCCCGCACTGCCTCTCTTGCCCCTCAGGCCATCTCTCGCCTCTGCGAGGACAAGTACAAGGACCTGAGAAGATCCGCGAGGAAGCGCTCAGCCAGTGCGGACAACCTGACTCTGCCCCGGTGGTCCCCGGCCATCATCTCCTAACCGTGGAGGCCCGCCGGAGGCCACACCATCCCTTAAGTTTCTCCTTTAGTTTGAGAAAAGACAGACTTGgggtgggtttgtttttgttttttatttccttttttaacgCATAGCTCCGTCGGCTGCCTGGATGAGCACCCACGCAGCAAGGCTTGGAGGAAGCCTCAGTGCCCTGGAGATCCCGGCTCACTCTCCCCACTGTCAGCGGCGCTTCCCTCGTGGAAGAAGCGGACTCGAATCCTGGAGGAGGAAATAAAGCGAATGGGAAGTCGTGGAGAGGCAGGGAAAATGGTTAAGCAGCCGGCCCTCTGGTGTCCCCTTGGGGGCGGTAGCTGAAGTTGGTGAGCGCCGCAGTGGATGCAGAGCTGGCTCCACCCGGGGCTGGGCCGGTGTGTCCTGTAAGACTTCTTGCATTCCTTCTGCTGCTTTTTTGGGATGGgggatttttgttcatttgtttttgccCTGTTTTGGTTTTGGTCCCACAGAGCAGGGGATGTAGTTTGTACCCATCATGGCGCAGACTTCCAAATAAATAGTACTGGTCATTTCTCCGCACTATTTCTGCGCGCTGTCTTCTGAGCTTTCTTCCTCACCAGTGGGCTATGCTCGTTCCATTTCTGTGCACCCTTATTTTATACCGTTTTTCTTCAACAATGGCAAAAGTAACTTGACTGTAGTGCTGAACCAAAAGTACCCCGTTCCCTCCTTACACCCCAAGAACATTCTAGATCACATGGGTGCTTGTGCCTTCCGATTTTcttgcatttgtttttttcctggccTGAAGTTGTCATTACAAAATCAGTCAGACTTTGTGGGCTGAAGGACGCCGTGCAGCAGAGGGTGTCCTGAGAGCCTTCTCCAGAGTGCTGGGCGTGGCCCGAAGCTACTGAGTAGGAGCCATTTCTTTGTACCCCTGCCTGATTCATTCCTCTCCTTACAAGTCCATTGTTGCAAGCAATATTCTTctcaatttttatatgtttactttAAATCGAAGTTAGtctatttgtataaaattttttaaaaatctaaaataaaaaaaaaaaaacaaggatggGTTGGGTATTCCAGTGGGAAGATCATTGAAGGGAAAAATGTTAC harbors:
- the CCNY gene encoding cyclin-Y isoform X6, with the translated sequence MGSRDLNMEFNPSDHPRASTIFLSKSQTDVREKRKSLFINHHPPGQIARKYSSCSTIFLDDSTVSQPNLKYTIKCVALAIYYHIKNRDPDGRMLLDIFDENLHPLSKSEVPPDYDKHNPEQKQIYRFVRTLFSAAQLTAECAIVTLVYLERLLTYAEIDICPANWKRIVLGAILLASKVWDDQAVWNVDYCQILKDITVEDMNELERQFLELLQFNINVPSSVYAKYYFDLRSLAEANNLSFPLEPLSRERAHKLEAISRLCEDKYKDLRRSARKRSASADNLTLPRWSPAIIS
- the CCNY gene encoding cyclin-Y isoform X7, with protein sequence MEFNPSDHPRASTIFLSKSQTDVREKRKSLFINHHPPGQIARKYSSCSTIFLDDSTVSQPNLKYTIKCVALAIYYHIKNRDPDGRMLLDIFDENLHPLSKSEVPPDYDKHNPEQKQIYRFVRTLFSAAQLTAECAIVTLVYLERLLTYAEIDICPANWKRIVLGAILLASKVWDDQAVWNVDYCQILKDITVEDMNELERQFLELLQFNINVPSSVYAKYYFDLRSLAEANNLSFPLEPLSRERAHKLEAISRLCEDKYKDLRRSARKRSASADNLTLPRWSPAIIS
- the CCNY gene encoding cyclin-Y isoform X5 yields the protein MFQNYLNMEFNPSDHPRASTIFLSKSQTDVREKRKSLFINHHPPGQIARKYSSCSTIFLDDSTVSQPNLKYTIKCVALAIYYHIKNRDPDGRMLLDIFDENLHPLSKSEVPPDYDKHNPEQKQIYRFVRTLFSAAQLTAECAIVTLVYLERLLTYAEIDICPANWKRIVLGAILLASKVWDDQAVWNVDYCQILKDITVEDMNELERQFLELLQFNINVPSSVYAKYYFDLRSLAEANNLSFPLEPLSRERAHKLEAISRLCEDKYKDLRRSARKRSASADNLTLPRWSPAIIS
- the CCNY gene encoding cyclin-Y isoform X8 produces the protein MLLDIFDENLHPLSKSEVPPDYDKHNPEQKQIYRFVRTLFSAAQLTAECAIVTLVYLERLLTYAEIDICPANWKRIVLGAILLASKVWDDQAVWNVDYCQILKDITVEDMNELERQFLELLQFNINVPSSVYAKYYFDLRSLAEANNLSFPLEPLSRERAHKLEAISRLCEDKYKDLRRSARKRSASADNLTLPRWSPAIIS
- the CCNY gene encoding cyclin-Y isoform X4; protein product: MAATSHCTNLNMEFNPSDHPRASTIFLSKSQTDVREKRKSLFINHHPPGQIARKYSSCSTIFLDDSTVSQPNLKYTIKCVALAIYYHIKNRDPDGRMLLDIFDENLHPLSKSEVPPDYDKHNPEQKQIYRFVRTLFSAAQLTAECAIVTLVYLERLLTYAEIDICPANWKRIVLGAILLASKVWDDQAVWNVDYCQILKDITVEDMNELERQFLELLQFNINVPSSVYAKYYFDLRSLAEANNLSFPLEPLSRERAHKLEAISRLCEDKYKDLRRSARKRSASADNLTLPRWSPAIIS